Part of the Vicia villosa cultivar HV-30 ecotype Madison, WI unplaced genomic scaffold, Vvil1.0 ctg.001525F_1_1_2_unsc, whole genome shotgun sequence genome is shown below.
AGTCTACTAGTCCGGTTTCTTTGGATGACTATAGGCCCATTTGTTTGGTGGGATGTATGTACAAGGTGGTCTCAAAGATTTTAGCGGGTAGATTGAAAAAAGTTCTTAACTCCATTGTCTCTTCTTGCCAAAGTGCTTTTGTCCCGAATAGGTTTCTTCTTGATGGGGTGTTGATTGCTAATGAAGTGGTGGATTTTGCGAAGAAAGAGGGTAGAGGTTGTCTTTTGTttaaggtggattttgagaaGGCTTATGACAAGGTTTCTTGTAATTTTCTTAGATATATGTTAAAAAGAATGAGGTTTGGTGATAAGTGGCGGAAGTGGATGGAAAGGTTAGTGTTTCATAGCAACATGTCCGTTTTGGTTAATGGGTGTCCGACGAAGGAGTTTTGTGTTGAGAAAGGTTTAAGACAAGGTGATCCATTATCTCCCTTCCTTTTTGTTCTTATTGCCGAAGGTCTCTCGGGTCTTGTTCGGAAGTCGGTTGCTAATGGGGTTTTTAGAGGTGTGGACTTTAATGGGAATTATGGTGTCgatatccttcaatttgcggatgatactttaTTAGTAGGTGAGGGAAGTTGGAATCAAGTTTGGGCGATTAAAGTGGTTTTGAAGGCTTTTGAGATGGCATCGGGCCTTGGGATCAACTACCATAAAAGTAAGTTGATAGGGATAAATGTGACGAGTAATTTTCTTGAAGCCGCCGCTTATGTGCTTTCTTGCAAAGTGGAGGAtagttcatttctttttcttgggATTAACATTGGGTGTAATCCAAGGAAATACGCTTCTTGGATGCCTCTCTTGACTAAGATAAAGAAGCGTCTTGCGGGGTGGAAGAACCGTTTTCTTAGTTTAGGGGGAAGAATAACTCTTTTAAGATCTATTTTAGGATCTCTTGCCATTTTCACcatgtctttttacaagatgcctTTAAGGGTGGTGAAAGAGATATCTTGTTtgcaaagtaattttctttggggaGGGGCGGTGGAGGACAACAAAAGGcgtattcattgggttagttggaggaATATTTGTTTACCGGTAGAATATGGAGGTCTTGCTTTAAAAAATATCTCCGACTTTAATTTGGCTCTTCTTAGCAAATGGAGGTGGAGAATTCTAAAGGGAGAGAACTCGCTTTGGTATAATTTGTTGAAAGCGCGCTACGGGGACGTATCCATGAAGAGCTTTTGTGGAGGTAAGTTTTCTTTACATTCTTCTCCtaattcttctcttttttcttcttctccgtcttcttcttctttttggtggAAATATTTTCTTTCGATTGGTGGTGTTGAGGGGGAGGACCCTTTTTCCGCCCATTGTGTGTTTAAATTGGGGAATGGGTTTTCAACTCCGTTTTGGGAGGCTAAATGGAGAAATGACAAGAGCTTGAAAGAGGAGTACCCGGAATTATTTTCTCTCTCGTCTTTGAAAAATGTTTCCGTGGCGTGTATGGGAGGTTGGAATAATGGCAATTGGGAATGGGGATATTGTGGCATTTTGGATAATCAATTATCTAGTATTTACTTGAGATCGAAGTGGGATTTTTTCCGGAATTCTTTGGTGGGGCACGGTCCTTCTTTGGTAGGAAAGGATGAGGTTGGTTGGAAGTATTCAGGGGACGGTATATTTTCCGTGGCTTCTTGCTATAGGTTCTTTGTAAGTAAGCGTCTTCCTTTTGGACCGTTTGAGAAGTTTAATGAGGTGCTATTGATTATTTGGAAGTTGGAAGTGCCGTTCAAAATCAAAGCTTTTGGATGAAGGTTTTTTGTGAATAGACTCCCTTTTAAGGATTTACTTTTGGTTAGAGGTATAGTGTTGGCTCCGGATAatttaaaatgtgttttttgcGGTACCGATCCGGAAAATCGGGAACACTCTTTTTTGAATTGTAAAGCGGTGGAGGTGGTGTGGAGGGATATTTCGTGTTGGATTGGGAAGCCTTGGAAGGTTATGGAAGAAGAGTGCAAAATGTGTTTCATGGATTGGTATGCtttttgtaaaaagaaaaaagttaaagCGGGTAAATTAGGTGTTGTGTGGTTAGCTACAATGTGGATTCTTTGGATTAGTAGGAACGGGATATGTTTCCGTAATGAAGTTTGGGATGTGAATAATACGTTATGGAAgattaaatctttgatttggaAATGGTCGTTTATTGGAGAAATTACCCACCCCATTTGTAGCTTTTACGAGTTTAACAAGGATCCGTTGTTATTCCTCTCGTAATTCTAAAtggtttgtaatttctttttgGCGGGGCTTTCCCGTTTATGTGTAATCAGATATTGAGAACATTTAGTTCTCCGTTTTAATgaaatcttgcttacacaaaaaaaaaaatattttttttagttaaataattTAGTAACGAGAATAAGAAATTGTGATTCTGACTTGTGACTTTACACATCAAATGTGCTGCTTATTAATAACTGTAtttaaaatgagaaaataaaatatgcactaacagtataaaatattttattctatCAATTAATAAAGAGCATGTATTCTGTCAAATCATGATTTTATATATGACACGATTAATATAAAAGTTTTAATCGATTATGTGTAATATTATTCTCCACCTTTCTGCGTATTATCTAAAACTCATTTAAGAtactatttttgtatatatttttaatgtatCAATTTAACAGTATTTTTGTTTTCCTTGctactatttttaaaattttaaatgaatgcccaaaaatatgaaaatatatatttttttacaaaaaatctGAAAATCGATCCTGTTATgctaaaatatttattcaaattttttcattaaaatttaatcattttgagaaataaataaataaaaaccacaaCCTTTTACAAAAACCATCATATTTTTCTTCATTGAAAAGCATCACTATTACAATATTTTGAAATATCAGTTTGGTTAAAGAGTTTTGGTCAGTGGTCATAAACTTATTGTTGAAGCGTTGTTGTTAGTTAAAAGACGTACACATGCCAACCAAATCCTTCCTTATACTTCCCGCAATAAATTCAAATCCTTATCAATTtcacataaaaaataaaaccaaaacaaaagaaCAAAACACACACGTTGTTGCTTCAGATCTCTGATTGTTTCTTTGTGTGTGAGCTAAACAATGAATGAATGACACCAACCACTTACCCTCTTGAAAATGAACCCACCATACACTACAATCAACTTCACCAATATTATAATTACAATATTGACTCTATGCTCTTTTGTATAAAACCATGAAAGAGTTTATAGATTGAGAAATTAAGGGTCATAGAGTTATTTTTGGTCCTTGAAGTTGAGGACATACAAAAATGATGGAATCTGGTGTTAGTTTCTGTAACTCTTGTGGGGAACAAGTTGGAGTTGATGCTAATGGTGAAGCGTTTGTGGCTTGTCATGAATGCTATTTCCCGATTTGTAAGGCTTGTGTTGATTATGAAAACAGCGAGGGACGTAGCGTTTGTTTGAGATGCGGTAATCCCTATGCTGCTGGTATGGTAACATTAGTCCAAATCCAATATCAAATTGTTCATTGAAATACTCTATGCGTCGCGTAGAAAGTGTCGTAGTAAGGTTCATCACATGAGTTTTTGTGTGAAATGTCTtaaactttgttttgtttttttatgtctTGTAGATAAAGCAAGAGGTAAGGATGCTGCCAAAGTCTCTGGAAATCAATCAACAATGCCTGCACAAATCAGTACTTCTCAGGTAGCAAATTTACGTTAAGGTTACAATTAGCTTTAGTTTTTGAGGTTTGGATTCTCTATCTTTGTGGTTTTGCACTTACAAACTCTGCATATATTATGTAGGATGTTGGACTCCATGCTAGGCATATAAGTACTGTGTCAACTGTGGACagtggtaaagaagaaagacttTATAACTTACATTTTTCTTGTAACAATATCTTTAGAAGTGGACTCTGATAGTTATAATTTGGTTTGTTTTTGTAGAAATGAATGATGAATCTGGAAATCCTATTTGGAAAAATCGAGTGGAAAGTTGGAaggaaaaggataaaaagaacaagaagaaaaaggcaGCACCTAAGGCTGAAAATGAGGCTCCTGTTCCACAAGAACAGCAGATGGAAGAAATGCAGTAAGTCTAATGAGAATGGAaacttttttttgaagaaaatcgTATAAAATGCATACTGAAAATGACGTTTTATTATGGATCCTATGTATTCTGATGTAAATGATGTATGGTATGTCTTGCAGGCCGTCGTCTGAGGTTGCTGCGGCTGAGCCACTTTCGGTCATTATTCCAGTCTCGAAATCGAAACTCGGACCATACAGAACTGTCGTTATCATGCGGCTCATTATCTTGGGTCTGTTTTTCCATTATAGAGTTACACATCCAGTTGATAGTGCTTTTGGTCTGTGGTTGACATCTATCATCTGTGAGATCTGGTTCGCGTTTTCCTGGGTGTTGGATCAGTTCCCTAAATGGTCTCCTATCAATAGGGTTGCTTATACTGATAGGCTCTCCGCGAGGTTTGAAAGAGAGGGTGAACCTTCTCAGCTTGCTGCGGTGGATTTCTTTGTCAGTACGGTTGATCCGTTGAAAGAACCTCCGCTGATCACAGCTAACACTGTTCTTTCTATCCTTGCTGTGGACTATCCTGTGGATAAAGTATCGTGTTATGTATCGGATGATGGTGCAGCAATGCTTTCGTTTGAGTCCCTTGTGGAGACAGCTGACTTTGCAAGAAAGTGGGTTCCGTTTTGCAAAAAGTTTTCGATCGAACCACGTGCACCTGAGTTTTACTTCTCTCAGAAGATTGATTACTTGAAGGACAAGGTTCAACCTTCTTTTGTGAAGGAACGTAGAGCAATGAAAGTAAGCAACTGAACTTAAATAGTATTTTCCGCAGTACTGAATTgtttgatcataaatacaatcGTATAAATATTGTGACACTCTCTTAACGAATGTTTTTCATTTCGGTCAGAGAGACTATGAAGAGTACAAAGTCCGAATTAATGCTTTGGTTGCAAAGGCTCAGAAAACACCAGATGAAGGATGGACTATGCAAGACGGAACCTCTTGGCCAGGAAATAATTCGCGCGATCATCCTGGCATGATTCAGGTATATCCGTTCACTTTGTGTGTAATCAAATTTCAATAATGAGAGACTTACTCACATTCTGCTTATCGTTGTCAGGTTTTCCTCGGACACAGTGGTGCCCACGACATAGAAGGAAATGAACTTCCAAGGCTGGTTTATGTTTCGAGAGAGAAAAGGCCAGGTTATACCCACCACAAAAAGGCTGGTGCTGAAAATGCACTGGTAAGATCAATAGATACTTAAGATTAACAATTTATACAAGCTCGTTTAGATTTTGTTGTTCTTAACGCTTATTTCGGTTAATATAGGTGAGGGTGTCTGCAGTTCTCACAAATGCTCCCTACATTCTCAATCTCGATTGTGATCATTATGTTAACAATAGCAAGGCTGTTCGAGAAGCGATGTGTTTTCTGATGGATCCAGTGGTCGGTAGAGATCTTTGTTATGTGCAGTTCCCCCAAAGATTTGATGGTATTGATCGCAGTGATCGATATGCCAATCGCAACACAGTTTTCTTTGATGTAAGTTTAAATGAAAATGAAGAGTTTACCATCTAACAATTATAAGATGAAAATCATGGACAGTATTCTTTATGCAATTCCTAACTTTGTTCTTTTTCAGGTTAACATGAAAGGACTTGATGGAATTCAAGGACCTGTATATGTGGGGACTGGAACCGTTTTCAACCGACAAGCGCTTTACGGATACAGTCCACCTTCTATGCCAAGTTTGCCGAAATCCTCATCATCGTGTTGTTGCTGTCCTTCAAAGAAGCCTAACAAAGATGCCTCAGAGCTTTATAAAGACGCAAAGAGGGAAGAGCTTGATGCTGCCATTTTTAATCTAAGGGAGATTGAGAGTAAGCACAATAACCTTTTTTTGTCAAACAGTTTTCTTAAATATAAAACCAGACTCCTCAAAACGGAACGCGTTTtggtttcttttctttctcttgcaGATTATGACGAGTATGAGAGATCAATGCTTATTTCACAACTTAGCTTTGAAAAAACATTCGGTTTGTCCACTGTTTTCATTGAATCAACATTAATGGAGAATGGTGGTGTGTCTGAATCTGCTGATCCTTCAATGCTGATCAAGGAGGCCATTCATGTAATTGGCTGCGGATATGAAGAAAAGACAGCATGGGGAAAAGAGGTTAGACATTTGTGTTTTAGTCTATACTTTTCCGTTTTTTTTAAGTGTGTTGTAAGATTACTTGTAGCTTAAGCAACTAAATGCCTTCTTGTGTATTCAGATTGGTTGGATATATGGTTCGGTTACTGAGGATATCTTAACGGGGTTCAAGATGCAATGTCGTGGATGGAGATCAGTTTACTGCATGCCCTTAAGGCCAGCATTCAAAGGGTCAGCTCCAATCAATCTTTCCGATCGTTTGCATCAAGTTCTTCGCTGGGCTCTTGGATCAGTTGAAATTTTCCTTAGTAGACATTGTCCTCTCTGGTACGGTTTCGCTGGAGGCCGTCTCAAAGTTCTACAAAGACTAGCTTATATCAACACCATTGTTTACCCTTTCACTTCCCTTCCTCTCGTTGCTTATTGTACTTTGCCTGCAATTTGCCTACTCACCGGAAAATTCATCATCCCAACGGTAATTTCCTCGTCTTTATTTTGATCTAACATACAAGATTAGTAATGGCACTAAGTCCTTACATCAAATTGTTGTTTCTAATTTGACGCAGCTATCAAACCTTGCAAGTGCACTCTTTCTTGGACTCTTCATCTCCATTATATTGACCAGTGTACTAGAGTTAAGGTGGAGCGGTGTCACCATAGAAGATTTATGGCGTAACGAGCAATTTTGGGTGATTGGAGGTGTTTCAGCTCATCTTTTCGCAGTCTTCCAAGGTTTCCTAAAGATGTTAGCAGGTGTTGATACAAACTTCACAGTCACAGCCAAAGCTGCAGATGATGCAGAGTTTGGTGAACTATACATGATCAAATGGACAACACTCTTGATTCCGCCAACAAGCCTTATCATTATTAACCTTGTTGGCGTTGTTGCTGGATTTTCCGATGCACTGAATGGTGGTTATGAATCTTGGGGGCCACTCATTGGAAAAGTTTTCTTTGCATTTTGGGTGATCTTTCATCTTTATCCATTCCTTAAAGGTCTTATGGGTCGCCAAAACCGTACTCCAACCGTTGTTATTCTTTGGT
Proteins encoded:
- the LOC131635644 gene encoding cellulose synthase A catalytic subunit 8 [UDP-forming]-like isoform X1 — its product is MMESGVSFCNSCGEQVGVDANGEAFVACHECYFPICKACVDYENSEGRSVCLRCGNPYAADKARGKDAAKVSGNQSTMPAQISTSQDVGLHARHISTVSTVDSEMNDESGNPIWKNRVESWKEKDKKNKKKKAAPKAENEAPVPQEQQMEEMQPSSEVAAAEPLSVIIPVSKSKLGPYRTVVIMRLIILGLFFHYRVTHPVDSAFGLWLTSIICEIWFAFSWVLDQFPKWSPINRVAYTDRLSARFEREGEPSQLAAVDFFVSTVDPLKEPPLITANTVLSILAVDYPVDKVSCYVSDDGAAMLSFESLVETADFARKWVPFCKKFSIEPRAPEFYFSQKIDYLKDKVQPSFVKERRAMKRDYEEYKVRINALVAKAQKTPDEGWTMQDGTSWPGNNSRDHPGMIQVFLGHSGAHDIEGNELPRLVYVSREKRPGYTHHKKAGAENALVRVSAVLTNAPYILNLDCDHYVNNSKAVREAMCFLMDPVVGRDLCYVQFPQRFDGIDRSDRYANRNTVFFDVNMKGLDGIQGPVYVGTGTVFNRQALYGYSPPSMPSLPKSSSSCCCCPSKKPNKDASELYKDAKREELDAAIFNLREIESKHNNLFLSNSFLKYKTRLLKTERVLVSFLSLADYDEYERSMLISQLSFEKTFGLSTVFIESTLMENGGVSESADPSMLIKEAIHVIGCGYEEKTAWGKEIGWIYGSVTEDILTGFKMQCRGWRSVYCMPLRPAFKGSAPINLSDRLHQVLRWALGSVEIFLSRHCPLWYGFAGGRLKVLQRLAYINTIVYPFTSLPLVAYCTLPAICLLTGKFIIPTLSNLASALFLGLFISIILTSVLELRWSGVTIEDLWRNEQFWVIGGVSAHLFAVFQGFLKMLAGVDTNFTVTAKAADDAEFGELYMIKWTTLLIPPTSLIIINLVGVVAGFSDALNGGYESWGPLIGKVFFAFWVIFHLYPFLKGLMGRQNRTPTVVILWSVLLASVFSLVWVQINPFVSKVDSAAISQTCISIDC
- the LOC131635644 gene encoding cellulose synthase A catalytic subunit 8 [UDP-forming]-like isoform X2 produces the protein MMESGVSFCNSCGEQVGVDANGEAFVACHECYFPICKACVDYENSEGRSVCLRCGNPYAADKARGKDAAKVSGNQSTMPAQISTSQDVGLHARHISTVSTVDSEMNDESGNPIWKNRVESWKEKDKKNKKKKAAPKAENEAPVPQEQQMEEMQPSSEVAAAEPLSVIIPVSKSKLGPYRTVVIMRLIILGLFFHYRVTHPVDSAFGLWLTSIICEIWFAFSWVLDQFPKWSPINRVAYTDRLSARFEREGEPSQLAAVDFFVSTVDPLKEPPLITANTVLSILAVDYPVDKVSCYVSDDGAAMLSFESLVETADFARKWVPFCKKFSIEPRAPEFYFSQKIDYLKDKVQPSFVKERRAMKRDYEEYKVRINALVAKAQKTPDEGWTMQDGTSWPGNNSRDHPGMIQVFLGHSGAHDIEGNELPRLVYVSREKRPGYTHHKKAGAENALVRVSAVLTNAPYILNLDCDHYVNNSKAVREAMCFLMDPVVGRDLCYVQFPQRFDGIDRSDRYANRNTVFFDVNMKGLDGIQGPVYVGTGTVFNRQALYGYSPPSMPSLPKSSSSCCCCPSKKPNKDASELYKDAKREELDAAIFNLREIENYDEYERSMLISQLSFEKTFGLSTVFIESTLMENGGVSESADPSMLIKEAIHVIGCGYEEKTAWGKEIGWIYGSVTEDILTGFKMQCRGWRSVYCMPLRPAFKGSAPINLSDRLHQVLRWALGSVEIFLSRHCPLWYGFAGGRLKVLQRLAYINTIVYPFTSLPLVAYCTLPAICLLTGKFIIPTLSNLASALFLGLFISIILTSVLELRWSGVTIEDLWRNEQFWVIGGVSAHLFAVFQGFLKMLAGVDTNFTVTAKAADDAEFGELYMIKWTTLLIPPTSLIIINLVGVVAGFSDALNGGYESWGPLIGKVFFAFWVIFHLYPFLKGLMGRQNRTPTVVILWSVLLASVFSLVWVQINPFVSKVDSAAISQTCISIDC